The Hydra vulgaris chromosome 05, alternate assembly HydraT2T_AEP genome includes the window TTGTCTCTGAGAGTTTAATAATTTCTCATTATTAGTTGATTTTACAAAGATATCTGTAAATGATAGTAAACTGGATGGTGcaataaagataaaacaagTGCTAAAACTTGAAAAAGGTTCAAttgcttatattttattttttaccttttaaaataatgtacttttttatttaaccctTGAactatgtttaaagaaaataaaaatatcctaATTTTAAATTGAGGACGTCTTGTTGAAGCCAATACTGACATGGTTAGGTAAAACATCAAACGCCagggtcatccataaattacatcACGCTCTAGGAGAGGGGTTAATGGCTCTGACTACTCATACGGAACTTGTTACTAAAGTGTCACGGTATTGTAAAAAGGGGGGCGGGGAGGTTTTCAAGGCGGTCGAAAattgcgttgcgtaatttatggacgagcCCACTGGCAAACACTAGTCAAAGgctttatcaaactttttttttaactatatttaaagattatataatgcttttaaacaaatgctttttaactcTAGTTAAAGATTATATAATGCTTTTAAaggcattttaattttttgaaagtaaataatCAGAACtgtcataaataaattaagagTTTTGAAACTGCAAATGCCATTAtaattgtcaataatttttgatGTAGTTAagcatttgtaaatttgtaCATCGAACTTCAACTATATCCACTTTTATATATTCATGTTTTTTTCCCTTTTCCATCACTTCTAAGTGatggaaaaggaaaaaaattcatgttttttCCCCATATGAATTTTTGCCTTTCTCTGCTTATTAACTAAGcttattattattgcttattATGTCAAGGAAACGGAGAGTGGAAAATACttttcctaattttattttatacagaaaaagcgatcaataaaaagaaaattttaacagttgaaaaaaagttatggaaTAAGACAAGTAAAGTTGcgttttataaagaatttgcAGTTCACCTCGAAAAAAATCGTGGATATCCAGGTATTTCTTccgtttttttataatgaagtcttttatttgcttttaaagcGGTTTTCAGTTCACGCCCAGTGCAAGTGTAGACATCAAAACCATAACAAACTAGTTACACTGCTCTTTTCAACCTGTTAACGTCATTTACAAAAACACATTTATGGAAAAATTAATGCATAACcagttaaatcttttaaattttaacttttcgcTTGTAGAGATTTcgattattactattttttttctaaaagttaataatttaatcgttttgtttttttaggcCGTAAAGAAATGGAagtatttgcaaaaaaatttagtttagacCTCAAACAAATCAGAACTAGAATTGTTAATACACGACGAATTAAACAGAATTTTCGAAAGAAGACAGTTGCACTTATGGGAATTGACGAATGCTGAGAGGGCAATTTCTCGCTTAAAATCTTAGCggtttttaaatcattttgtaaaattatttacaaacaactAGATTGCTTTTATTACTTTTGCGGGCTGATTTGACGGAAGCCTGCTATCAAACAATTCAATGACATTTAGTATCAGTAAATCTGTAGATTGATACTCGTTGTTTTAGCTTATAAGTATAGTATAAACGTTTTCCTAAAAAGTCTTAACCtgctatttctaataaaatttatgtgtcAAAACCGTAACATGGTGCCTACATGCGTCAGTTTAAACCCTGagtattttgaacttttattgtttttaagctttGTGGTACTTCGAGTTTTTCTATAATAATGtatcaaaattttagaaaataatgaaagaaaattgttattattttgcaatATGCTTGGAATATAAGCAATAAAcgaagaaaataaatatttgttaacttaatctctataaaaattaatgtttacatCTAAACAAAAATCTGTCACCTTACAGTCGATGTAgggtttttttttcctttaggcgactttaaaatatacaaaaaacctTAAGGTGACAGCAAATTTATATAACTCGTATAACTTTTccattaaatattgaattagCGAACTAGTAGCAGATTAATCATCATTAATGTCTTCCGAATCTATTgcgttttatttaaaaagaaaaaagttgaacaTTTCCATTAGTCGCCTTAAGGTCGAAAATTTTTTACTGTTGCCTTTAGGCGCATctagggttatatatatatatatgtatatatatatgtgtatgtatatatatatatatgtatatgatttataaaactcataataatatatgtttacTCGGCATATATATAGGAAGCAGCAcgaatatttaaatacttatatatttaaatacgtACATATTTTGTAgacatattttcatattttcatactcttatatttttaatttttatagctaTGGAAAAACGGTAATGAAACCTTTTCATCATCGTAAAATTATTGTGAGTTAAATATgcgttttttattgtaaaatatatgttattaagttgttgaattacattaatattattataaatttcgtTATAGATACAGTTATGGTCATAAAAGATCAAGACAAATCTTATGGGTGCAATTATTCCACTGGCACCTGCGAAATTACGAAAAGAACTGACCATCgctatttattgtatttttctaAATGTTCTAGTTAAACAACTTCAcactttattatttgttatttttattattgttttataaataagcgTCTTCGTTGCTTAGGCGACTAGTTAAATTAGATTTGTAGGgttattttttcaagaattatctatgtttaagtaaaaatagaataacaattatttttacatttttactttaacacacatatttcttgaaaaataacTCTGctaatataaatatgaaatctttaaaacctatataattcaattaaaccttaaataaaaatatgaaattaactaaaaaaaaaactataaactaaactattaactaaaactAGAAAGTAATACTTATTCGAGAAAAAAACCCTACTAATCCTGTTAAGAACTTAGTAAGTCGTATTAGTAAAACTTACTAAGTTCCGAGTATAAACCTTATTATtcctactaagtttcctactaaaacttgctaatcctactaagtttcctactaaaacttgctaatcctactaagtttcctgctaaaacttgctaatcctactaagttccTAGTAAGTACTCGTCGGGAACTTACTAAGTTTTAGTAGAAAACTTATTAAGTACTTAACAGGATTAGCCGGGTTTTTTTCTCGGGTAAGTGttgcttcaaatatttttcCGTATTTTTGCGACGAACAAAACTcctgtttttttgtaaataatttcgAAATTTGGTTCATcactaaaaataatcattttccaTTGTTtcactaaataatttatacgctctttgcaccatttttttgtctttagcGATCGGTTCACGTCAACAAAGGCTTTCTTACACCATGAAACGAATTTAGTTCTTTTTTGCCAAATAACTTACTTACTGTCATTCGACTAACTGTTTTGTCTACCATCGAACTATTGATTTCTGCACTTAAAGTTGATACTCTCGTTTAAGGTTAGGACTGTTgtaattgtaatgaaaacaataacagtaacaataattattgtttattgttttaacttaatttagaaacaataacaatacttgTGATTTACAACTATTGTAATTctgtaatacaataacaataaatattgtattgcaattcatctttataaaacaataacaatatctgaaaataaatgtattgtAATGACccaatacaataacaataaatattctaTTGAAATTCGCTTttgtaatacaataacaatctattgttgttgtaataaaaaaaa containing:
- the LOC136080771 gene encoding uncharacterized protein LOC136080771 isoform X2; the encoded protein is MADQMKDKIFLRKREKCQPENVAKYYIQRKIDQEGFLKVKINDSIAEQEICTIKEHVIPADVDFTKISVNDSKLDGAIKIKQVLKLEKEKAINKKKILTVEKKLWNKTSKVAFYKEFAVHLEKNRGYPGRKEMEVFAKKFSLDLKQIRTRIVNTRRIKQNFRKKTVALMGIDEC
- the LOC136080771 gene encoding uncharacterized protein LOC136080771 isoform X3 codes for the protein MADQMKDKIFLRKREKCQPENVAKYYIQRKIDQEGFLKVKINDSIVDFTKISVNDSKLDGAIKIKQVLKLEKEKAINKKKILTVEKKLWNKTSKVAFYKEFAVHLEKNRGYPGRKEMEVFAKKFSLDLKQIRTRIVNTRRIKQNFRKKTVALMGIDEC
- the LOC136080771 gene encoding uncharacterized protein LOC136080771 isoform X1, with product MADQMKDKIFLRKREKCQPENVAKYYIQRKIDQEGFLKVKINDSIAEQEICTIKEHVIPADVIESETGRKKYPKRSFHEVDFTKISVNDSKLDGAIKIKQVLKLEKEKAINKKKILTVEKKLWNKTSKVAFYKEFAVHLEKNRGYPGRKEMEVFAKKFSLDLKQIRTRIVNTRRIKQNFRKKTVALMGIDEC